One segment of Triticum aestivum cultivar Chinese Spring chromosome 2A, IWGSC CS RefSeq v2.1, whole genome shotgun sequence DNA contains the following:
- the LOC123191646 gene encoding uncharacterized protein, with translation MDTDKALHRLDRRRQWKIKDWAKHHSAYVTRFQLCVEQARSTARAPLREHNSLAFDNYVRWFIGTTRVEICPPAYNEDILEEPVNFEDLAKGKYNRDVRLGQGVPTVPVINYVVKCSPLYFSHHQGISPSPSVSSTPFIVSIPMKMAI, from the exons ATGGACACTGAtaaagcacttcatag GTTGGATAGGAGAAGGCAATGGAAGATAAAGGACTGGGCCAAGCATCATTCTGcgtatgttacccgcttccagctttgtgtggagcaagctcgtagcactgcacgcgccccgcttcgtgagcacaactcacttgcttttgataactacgtacgatggtttattggaactactcgagttgagatatgcccgccggcatataatgaggatattcttgaagaacccgtaaactttgaggatctagcaaaggggaagtacaacagagatgtcaggCTAGGGCAAGGAGTCCCTActgttccggtgattaactatgtggtaaagtgttccccTCTTTACTTCTCCCACCACCAAGGGATCTCACCTTCCCCCTCCGTGTCCTCCACCCCCTTCATTGTTTCCATACCGATGAAAATGGCAATATAA